A region of the Megalops cyprinoides isolate fMegCyp1 chromosome 21, fMegCyp1.pri, whole genome shotgun sequence genome:
AAGCGAAATATCTGTAGTTTATCATGATAACCCTCAGTGTGCACGGTGCAATGTGCCGCTTCTCTGAGCTTCTGCGCTCTCAGCAGTTGCGATTGGATGAATATCGCGATTAGGTTCAGAGAAATGTTGTCACGCTTACCTGTGCGATGTCCTCCTCCCAGCTCCCCGCCTTCAAGCACGGAAACCACATACTGAACGAATCTTACGCTGCCTGCTTATACCTGGAGGTAATGTATGCATTATCTTGTGattggagcagcagtgtagcacagcggtaaggagcaggactcgtaaccgcaaggttgcaggtttgattcctcactggggcactgctgctgtacccttgggcaaggtacttaacccagaattccctcagtaaatatccacctgtataaatgggaaacattgtataaaaaaactgtaactgatgtaagttgctctggataagagcatctgctaaatgccaataatgtaatgtatgtaatgtattggAGTGCATCTTTGACATCATAACTGAACtaataaaagaatgaatgtCTCATACATTGTGCATTGTACATACTTGTGCAGGCTGAACTGGAAATCTGGTTGTGGTATTAATGAGGAAAACTCCTCACATATTTTTGTACAAATGAATTGCATCTGTTTCTGTATATATCTTACCTACATGTCCCTGCAGCTGGCTCTGAAGTGACtcttagcagatactcttatccagagagacttacacagaTGACAGCATTTATTTGTGATCCATTTATGGAGCCGGatgtttacagaggcagttctgGCTGAATATTCTGTCCAGGGGAAAAGTGGCCCACccgggaatcaaactggcaacctctgggtCATAAGTGTTACTCCTCATGTCAGAGACGCAGTGAGGTACAGTCGTGTTGAGGCTGAGTGGAGACGCGGTCATGATCACATGAGTTCAGGTTTCATACCTGTTTCACCTGCTTTACTGCCTTGCTTCCTCCTGTAACTTCAGCCTGGGAGTTTCCTTTCAGTGGCAGAAAAGATTGCAAGGCTCAGATTTCAGATACATAATGGCGATGGCTGGGAAGGGAGCTACATGCTagtaatgcacacagacagttaAACAGATTCCCTTAAACAGAGGCTCTGCATTATTTCCTGGGGTACATATTACTCCACCTCAAAGCTTTTGTCAAACTGTGTCCTGTTTAATGGGGTTTTTGTAGCTCACTGTCTTGTTTTTGAAGCATGCAGTCTGAATCAGTGAATTATAGACTGAAATAGTGGTTGTAGTTTTGTAGCATTTGACTAATTGGCCATCAAACTGCATATTGAAGTATTCTACAATTATGTCTAACTTTTACTGTAACAATATTTGCtatttcagccaatcagattttgttatagtgcatttttacaactgCGTTTCCACTAAGGATAGTGCATTTTCCAAAGGAAAAATCCACCACTAATTGTGGGCAAAAAACCTATTCGCTCACCCCAGAAAAAGTGGTTGGGTGTAAGTGCCGTGGTTGCTGTGCTGAGGGTGTGGGTTCCGTGGTTGCTATGCTGTGACAGTGTGGGTTGCTGATGGGTTGGTGTGGATGCCCTGCAGAGTCAGTTCAAATCCCAGGGGCCACAGCTGATTCCTGACAGTCCGGAGGAGCAGGCGATGGTGTACCAGCGCATGTTTGAGGCCCAGACTCTGCAGCAGAAACTCAGTAAGTAAAACTTTTTCAGCTGTTCATACATTATTCTATCAGTGTACACTGGCACATCAAAGTCACACCTGTGCAAATCAAGACGCGGCCTCTGTACctgtgatgggggtgggggtggggatggaggggggggggggggctgtgtgtcagaggatGATGAGGATGTTCTGCAGGTGATGTCATCTACTACACCTGGCGTGTCCCTGAGGCGGAGAGACATGAATCTGCACTGAAGAGAAATAAGGAGACTCTGACAGcggagctgcagctgtgggagCAGTACCTGCAGAAGgtaacactctcacacactctcacacactctcacacactctcacacactcacaaacacacacacacagactcacacacacacagactcacacacacacacagactcacacacacacacacagactcacacacacacacagactcacacacacatacagactcacacacacatacacacacacacatacacacacacacagacacacacacacacacacacacacacactctcacactcacacacacgctctcacactcacacagactcacacacacacacacagactcacacacacactcacagtcacagaggCTCTAGTGCCCAGACTcagttgtgtgtttgtcttgcaGATGGAGGCGGGGTCTTACCTGGCAGGAAAGTCATTTTCAATGGCTGATGTTGTTGCAGTCCCTGTGGTTGCCTATGCTGTTCGCTTCGGGTGAGTTTCACTGATCATCTCCACTTTACTACAAACATGAAGTGAGTGGTGATGCCCTGTAATGTGTCTCACTATAAGCAAATTCATCCTCTGCTGTGAAAGAAACTGAGCTTTGTTGCAGGTGCTGACAGTCGTTGACATTACGTCTGTTGACCCCATCCTCCTTGTCCTGCACAGTCTCTCCCAGGACAGATACCCCCGGCTGGGCCAGTACTACTCCCTGGTGAAGGAGCGTCCCAGCGTGAAGGCTTCCTGGCCCCCTCACTGGCTGGAAAACCCCCAGGGCATGGACACCCTAAAGGACCTCTGAGGCCCaagctgtgctgtctctctaCAGCTAAATGTAGTTTAAAAGTTAGTAAAAGTAGaagtttaaaattaaattgcatAAACCAGGTGCCATCCAGCTGAAATTCCTCTTTTATAGCACAGTaaacaaactgtgaaaatgCTCCACCTGTCTCTGTACCCATGGATACTCCTCTTGACATTTTCTCATCCTTTCACCATTTTCTTCACCCACTTCAGAATAAAAAGcataatttcaatttcatttttatcattttaatgaattattttcaaattgtgaTTTGGGTTACTGGAAGTGGCCAGTCGAGTTTTCCGACTGAGCTCAGCCTGTCAGGCTTATTGTGACAGAACAGTGGCTGATTGAGTGCTTTGCAGTGCTGAGTGAAACGCATCCCTGCACGCTTgactcactgctgccacctgagaagagaaggagagatggcCATCAAGCGTTACGCCAAGGCTTCTGACAGTAGTGGTGCTACTGGTGAAAAAGCTTGTAGAGTCTcggctgagggagaggtcttgaaatGGGGAAGACCTCGAtgggatgaaaagcatctcagtcttagccaggttaagctGTAGgtggtggtccaccatccactgtgaaatgtccttCAAGCCGAGGTGCATGCAGAGACCTGTGTGTCAGAAGGAGGAGACATTGGGAAGACAGCAGAGACCTGTGTGTCAGAAGGAGGAGACATTGGGAAGACAGCAaaagttgagtgtcatcagcataaaaGTGGTATAAAAAGCCAGTGTACAGTTATAGTGTATAACTTCTAAAACACACTGGAATCATTTGGTCCAATGTCATGACTGTTTCTTACTGTGCATGAAACCTTCATACAATAAAATTCAGTACAATCTGTGGCAACATTAAAGTCTTTTTCTACATCACTGTGGTATGACACTCGTAAAATTCTCTAAAAAATGGTCTATGGAAACACGCACCCTGCAATGTCAAAAGAAAAGGATCCTGGGATGCTGCACCAAACGGGAAGGGTACAAGCTTGTACACTCACTCTAAGAGCAACTCACGGTAAGTGAAAATTACTTCTGCAGACTGACATATCCTGACCACATGATTCTGCACCATtgagcaaaaacacacattgagATGCATCTTTAGTCTTGAAGCCTATGAGCAGAGAACCGTGTGACTGTAGATCTATGTGACGTGCAAATGAGCGATAGAAAACCGATCGTGCAAATATCAGCATTACGATTTTTTGTGCGGGCGCCCGGTGCCGCTGCCCATGTCGCCCACACCTAAATCCGCCACTGACCACAACACAAAATTATCTAAAGTGATTGAGTGTAACGGGTACGAagacatgttaaaatgtacTGGTATCCGTGGccctaatgtttttttttctgttttatatacATTCACCCAGTCTCCTTCGTCACAGTCACACATTCGCCGCAAGAGAAATGTCCCCACTAACAATCAGATCCAAGATTTAAATTAATCAGTTTTTTCGCACGTTCAAAACTGCAGCTGGTTTCAGGCACAGGCTTCAGTGACgttttttttcatcagtcctatgaatgaaaaaagaaagcaaaaatatgtatgaaaaatgtgGTTTCTCCGTCCGATTCTTCGATTAGATTATTAATTTGCTTGATTACTGAACAACAATATGATGAACTAAAAACGGTCTGTCtgaaacacatgtgcacaacaTCCAGGGAAGCAGCTGTCTCTGATCACCCGGCGGAACTACAGAGTCGCGCTGCCTGCAGCCCATCGGAGCACTGACCGCGTCGGAACGGAAGTTAGAGCTGTTTATCAATCAGCGTTTTTGTCCTGGATTCTCCGCGAGAGACGCTTCCATAACTGTGCACTTATCTAGGTAACGACATATTTttaacagctttatttttttttaattatggaGAAGCAGTAATCGTGCATTACCTAATATCAAGGCTTAGATAAGGCTGAAGCCATGGCACATTGGCATAATACAATCATAAAATATGTGTCTCGTCTCTGTTCCAGCTAGCGAACGTTTGCTGGGTACAGTGGCTCAGGGGTACGACTGCGTGAAAATGTGAcgttaaatgaaaatgttattttattaacCCATACAATAAAATGTTGAGAAAGAATCAGCTAAAAGGGCAAAGAACTAGTCAGTGAGATAGTGTTTTAGATGGCCAAAATGCAGGGCTACGTGTGAGATGGATAACGGGGGGTTACCTCCGTTTCTGTTTAACTCCAGAGAGCATGGAGGGCATGGCGGCGCAGTCCGACGGCGACGAGGTGGACTTCATCCTGTGTGGTGTAAGTGCCGTTTGCTCCTATCAGCCGTCAGGGTTTCACATAAACTCCTGTTTaccagagagagtgtgtttgtgagagggagagggagtgtgcgcgcgcgtgtgtgtgtgtgtgtgtgtgtgtgtgtaagaaagagagagagggagagtgtgtgtgagagagaaagagtgtgtgtgtgtgtgtgtgtgtgtaagagagagagagacggagagagagggagagtgtgtgtgagagagagagtgtgtgtgtgtaagagagagagagacggagagagagggagagtgtgtgtgagagagagagtgtgtgtgtgtgtaagagagagagagacggagagagagggagagtgtgtgtgagagagagagacggagagagagggagagtgtgtgtgagagagagagtgtgaggttgtgtgtgacagagagagtgtgtgtgtgcacgaatGTGTGATTGAGTGTTTGTGAAagtgtctgagagagtgtgtgattgagtgagtgGCTGAAATGTTAAACGCCTGAAATCTCTTTTTGCAGGTGTGTAATGTAAAGGTTAGGAGTGGAACCATTTACAAGATACACCTCACCACGCATCAACACATCAAGGTAACAGCAAGACATTTTATCATTGCAcccaaatgtaaaatgttgtaactaaaaattcagtgttttattctAGCTTTATAATCGTACTGTACTAACTGATATTACTGTAATGATCATATGTTATGATTATGATAACTCATTGCTTAGCATAAGCTTTTTCCAGAGTGGGTAAACTGACATTTCTGTTaattcagctggatattttcccAGGCAGTTGCTGTAACTACCCTgatcaacagcagtgccttacctgggaatcaaacctgcaaatGTCTGGTTACAGGGCTATCTTACCTGGcaatcaaacctgcaaacatCTGGTTACAGGGCTGTCttacctgggaatcaaacctgcaaacatCTGGTTACAGGGCTATCTTACCTGGGAATCAAATCTGCAAATGTCTGGTTACAGGGCTATCTTACCTGGcaatcaaacctgcaaacatCTGGTTACAGGGCTGTCttacctgggaatcaaacctgcaaacatCTGGTTACAGGGCTATCttacctgggaatcaaacctgcaaacatCTGGTTACAGGGCTATCttacctgggaatcaaacctgcaaacatCTGGTTACAGGGCTGTTTCCTGAAACGCAAAGCCAAAGTGCAGCAGTTGCATTGCTTTTTTACTTGCTTTGTCCTGTTTTCACCAATCGAGCATCAGCCTTCTTTCCCTGCTGAAAGATGTGCACCCACACGCATTCACTGCAGCTGTTTCCCACACTGCAAGGATAAACACATCTGTCTCACAGCGCCCGCAGCCAAGAGGgagctcattggaggatagacaCATCTTCTGCTCTGGAACACAAGGGGAGGACGTGCCTCTGCCTTCCTCTAGAATAAAAGTCCTCACAGGAGGACGTGCCTCTGCCTTCCTCTAGAATAAAAGTCCTCACAGGAGGACGTGCCTCTGCCTTCCTCTAGAATAAAAGTCCTCACAGGAGGACGTGCCTCTGCCTTCCTCTAGAATAAAAGTCCTCACAGGAGGACGTGCCTCTGCCTTCCTCTAGAATAAAAGTCCTCACAGGAGGACGTGCCTCTGCCTTCCTCTAGAATAAAAGTCCTCACAGGAGGACGTGCCTCTGCCTTCCTCTAGAATAAAAGTCCTCACAGGAGGACGTGCCTCTGCCTTCCTCTAGAATAAAAGTCCTCACAGGAGGACGTGCCTTTGCTTTCGTCTAGAATAAAAGTCCTCACAGGAGGACGTGCCTTTGCTTTCGTCTAGAATAAAAGTCCTCACAGGAGGACGTGCCTTTCTTTCCTGTAGGATTAAAGTCCTCACAGGAAGACGTGCCTTTCTTTCCTGTAGGATTAAAGTCCTCACAGGAGGACGTGCCTTTCTTTCCTGTAGGATTAAAGTCCTCACAGGAGGACGTGCCTTTCTTTCCTGTAGGATTAAAGTCCTCACAGGAGGACGTGCCTTTCTTTCCTGTAGGATTAAAGTCCCTACTTTCACTCTTGCCCATGTTGGTTCTGGAGTTTCATGTGAGCATTGAGCACACAGTCACGCAGTGCTTCTTGGCTTCTTTTCTCCTTAAGCACCCTTTCAGACCTGCGGATTTATAGTGTAGGTGTCTTTCAGCTGTTTGATTGGCTACGGACAGGAGTTTCACCCTGCAGGTGGCCCAGGGTCATTGCATTGTACTTTTACAATTTTAGACCAGTTCCTTACTCCCTACTCCCATAGCTGCGCAGTCATACAGCTTCAGAGGGAGTATTCACAGTAAGAGTGGAGTGAGCAGGGATGCCTGTGTATTTATCTCATCCCTGTAGGAGATCATTCCAGAGTTTTTATTTGTGGtggctgctgtaccctttttgcttttctgtgtagGTTTTAGTGATTTGGAGGTCCCATGAAAAGACCAATGTGAGGCCCTTCTCCATTTTCCTTAACACAATCATAGCTAGTGAACAAAAACTATTTGGAGGCAGCTCTTTTTAGTTAACAAAGCCACAGGACTAAAGGACAGACCCAAATGAGATTTCTAACTGAAGCCATTCCTGCCGAGCTGTGTGCCTCTTTTTCGGAAGACACGACAgctaaaaaaatacagcatctGCACTGTTATTTTCTCCCCGTTTTTCATTGTTATCTCGTAGTTTTCTTTTGTAAACCTTTCTTGGGGtcatgtctgtattttttgggAACTTGATGTCCTTTATTTGTATggggaattctttttttttacaatttcaatTCTCTCCTTATCTGTCAGTTTATCTGGCCACAGCGCAGGGTCTTCACTAATGATGGCAGTCTCACTCACAGATACAGCGCAGGGTCTTCCCTAATGATGGCAGTCTCACTCACAGATACAGCGCAGGGTCTTCCCTAATGATGGCAGTCTCACTCACAGATACAGCGCAGGGTCTTCCCTAATGATGGCAGTCTCACTCACAGATACAGCGCAGGGTCTTCCCTAATGATGGCAGTCTCACTCACAGATACAGCGCAGGGTCTTCCCTAATGATGGCAGTCTCACTCACAGA
Encoded here:
- the gstr gene encoding glutathione S-transferase rho; the protein is MAKDMTLFWGSGSPPCWRVMIALEEKKLQGYQQKLLSFEKMEHKSKEVMELNPRGQLPAFKHGNHILNESYAACLYLESQFKSQGPQLIPDSPEEQAMVYQRMFEAQTLQQKLSDVIYYTWRVPEAERHESALKRNKETLTAELQLWEQYLQKMEAGSYLAGKSFSMADVVAVPVVAYAVRFGLSQDRYPRLGQYYSLVKERPSVKASWPPHWLENPQGMDTLKDL